From the genome of Numenius arquata chromosome 18, bNumArq3.hap1.1, whole genome shotgun sequence:
TCCACGTCCATCAACGCCTTCTGTCGTCAAGAGCAGTAATGGAGAGGAGAGCACGGCGACGACGTCGCCCCCAGTCGCCCCCTGCCCAGGATTCTGCCGGGCTCCAAGATGAGGAGGCAGGATCCTCCTGTGCGCCTCCCCAGCCAAAAAGGATGCGCCAGGTCCCCAAGAAGAAAAGTGAGTGATGAGCATCCCCACAGGCACCCACCAGAGGGGATTTTGGCTGGTGCCCGGCCATGCAAGCAGAGGCCCCTGTGCTGTAGGAAGTTGCCCCAGCCTCTCTCCCATTTCGCTCCTGCCGTTACCCCCATGGGCACCCTGGCAGCACGGTGCTGGGGGTGACGGTGGGGCTGTCccccagcagtgtgtgggctGTGCCGGCGGGCAGACGTTGAAACTGAGATAGTTGgagagctgtgccagcaggaTGGGCTCTACATCCATGAAAACTGCCTGGTGAGTCCCTTGGTTCCGGCACTGGTTCCCGACACCCCACagttcccagccctgcaccctcgGCAGCCCCTGCCATgtgccctcttttcctcccttgcaGTACCACGCCAGTGGTCTTATCCAGAGAGGAGCCGACGAAGAGGGCTTCTACGGCTTTCTCTTCCCTGACATCCGGCAAGAACTGAAGCGGGTGGCACAGAAGGTGAGGCCGGGGAGGGGAACATATGTCCCCACCATGGTCTCCATGCCTCTGTCCTGCAATGCACAGGCCAGTAatcccccagggatgctctggaagCCATCTGCAAGTAACCTCCACATCCTCCTCCATCCAAAAAGGCCCATTTATATGGATGGGGATTTGGAGGGGGGTCGGCGGATTTGGCAGTGGCCCGGTGTCACCGGCCAGGAGGCACACCAGAACGTGGTGTGCTGGCCGGGGGCAAACTGGGCTCCCTGGGGGCACGTGGCACTAACACCATCCACCTCCATTCCATCCCCAGAGGTGCTGCATCTGCCGGCTGCCGGGAGCATCGGTCACCTGCCAGGGCCGGCGCTGCCACCGAATCTTCCACTTCCCCTGTGGGATCGAGCGCGGCTGCCTCTCCCAGTTCTTCGGGGAGTTTAAGTGAGtgtagctgccccacagcactggggctggggctggggcggaggagggctggggctgaacTGTCACCTCCGTCACGCAGGTCATTCTGCTGGAAGCACCGGCCGGTACAGCGGGTGCGGGCActgcagcagggccagagctgcctcatctgcctggagGCGGTGGCAGAGCGGCCCTGCTATGACACCCTGGTGTGTCCCACCTGCACCAGCGCCTGGTTCCACCGACGCTGCATCCAGGTAGGTGACATCGCCCCAGGCCCTTGACATGAGCACCCTCATCATCACCCCATCACCCAGCTCTGAGGGAGCAAATGGGACCCCGCTGCCATTGATGCTGGTGCCAtctctgccccagggccaggcactgTCTTCTGCTCTGCACCATTTCCGCTGCCCACTGTGCCAGGACATGGCCACATTCCAGGAGGAGATGTTTCGCCTGGGCATaaaaatccctgacaggttggtgccATCAcctctctctcactccccctctgtgatgatctggacgcccctctcttgcctccttgGGTTATGGCGGGGTGTCCCCAGGACTCCAGGGCTGAGCACTCCTCTACTcccacagggatgctgcctgggagttggacgggacctttgaAGACCTGTATGAACAGCACAGCTCCTGTGATGCTGAGGAGTGCCTCTGCCCGGCAGGacggcaggaggcagaggagaatggGTGAGTGTCAAGTGACCCCGGTCCCCGTAGCCCCAGCGAGCAGACGATGCCTTCCTCTCCGGctttgggcagggatggaggttcCCTGGGGTGCCAAGCGGGCAAATGGCGCAGGGTGCGtgtgggcagctcagccccagctgccaggggggagcagggtggaggtgggctctgcacagcaccagggctggcagcccaCAGCTCGGGGGAATTTGGTGGCAGTTGCTCCCTTTGCTCCCCCAGGCCCTGGAGACTTCTTCTCTGCGGCTCCTGTGCTTCCCAAGGGACCCACCGGCGCTGCTCCGGCATGGAAGCAAATGCCGAGTCCTGGCAGTGCAGTGACTGCAGGGAGATAGACAAAGGTGAGTGGTGCATGCATGGGGACGGGGTCCCCAGGGCCAAGTGGCCACCACAGCCGCCCGAGACCAGCAGACAGGCGCGGGGCTGTggtctggggagggagggagtttgGCTTGGGCTGGTTGTGCTCATCATCTCCCTGCCCCTCGCTGCAGCCGGCCAGGACTCCAGCCCCTCCGGCGCAGGACCTTCACGCAGCGCCGCGGTTCCAGGTGCGTCATCCGAGCAATAAGAGGCCCGTGTCCTCTGACATCTTGACACCCAACTGCCTCGCTGGGCCACATCAAGACATCCCTACTATaagttcattatttaattttcctttttattaacaaaaaataattactttaactgAAATAAGTTAAATAGAATAAACTTTCTGTTGAAGAAGGCTGCAGTTCAAGTACTCTCTGGCGTGCCTGGGGCTGGAAGACAAGCCCGCTGGGGGCAGCACCGGGGACATGGcgggtggcaggagggatgggtcAGTTCTTCAGGGTCTGGAAGTGCTTCAGATGTGCCTGCACCCAAGGCGCCTGGGGGTCCGCGCACAGCTCCTTCGTCTTCTTGGTGACCAGGCTGTTGGGAGAAAACCCGTGTTGGGTGCggcagagaccggctccagggcaggtaagactgcgctgggtgagggatctgtagctggaaaggccgacgaaaagctctttcgggagctttttggacgcagggcgaagcctcctcctcgtggtcgaggctgacaggcggtgggcgggctgctgattGCGTGATTTCGGGTTTATCTCCTCAGCTTCTGCAAGAATGCCATGCTGAGCtacatgatctctaaggtcccttccaacctaaaccattctgtgatttcataagTTACCTATGGGTTCTGAGACACACAGAtgctcctgcagcccttccccCCTGCCTGACTGGCAtcagaagaaatgctgaagttcAACAACCCACACATCCAAGTATCCTGGTTGCAATGTTAATTTCTATTTCGGCAAAATCCATTCTCAGCAAGActggaggcagaagagagagTTGTGGCACACAGCCTTAGTTCTGCCTTCCTGATGGAGAGAGCTTCATCAGCTTTGCCTAAAGACACTCATGGGCAACTCAGATGCCAGGACAATACAGCTGGCTCTGTACAACCACCTCAACAAAGCATTGCCTGAGACGGCACAGAGTCAGCATTAGACATGAACACAGGCAAGACAATCTGCTCCCTAGGTCCCAACACTagtcctgtttttcacttttgtctcACCTTTCTTATCATCCTGACTCACTGCCCTGAACAAATACAACTTCCATCCCAGCTACCCTGTGTTTAAGCATCAGTTAGTCCTATAGGTGTTTGTCCCCCAGCTGGATACAGACATGCTACTACTCAGCTTGATGGGGCTATAAAAATGCAATCAACATCTGACTGTCTCTGAAGATGAAGGGGTGCCCAGTAGAGCAGAAACTTACAGGATAATTAAGCCTGGTTATGTCTAAGAGTTTCTGCTTCGCTTTCCGTTCAGCCTCTCTGGCTTCATGCAGATCTTGTTTCAGATGCTCTGCTTCCTTGGCTCTGTAAGACAAATATCCTGACGTGAACGGCTGGTGATTTCCAGTATAGAGCAACACATGGATTTCAGGGCTATGCACCTCACTGGCTTCCAGAGAGCAAGATCCATTACTGTGATTACTGATTCCTTTACCCAAAGACCCTTGTGGAAGGATGGTCGCATGGAGAACTAATTGATCACAGCATGACACATGCTTTCAAAGATAATCCTGCACAAACTGGCTGAATTAACATGGTTTTTCTACTTCTAGTTTCCATGGGCTCAATTATGACCTGCTGATACAGATTCTCCAGGCTGTCAGAGATCCTCCCTGAGGTGGGGAGAGGTGCAACATATCTGCTCTTTATTTTGGCAAGCTTTTTGGCAGTATCCTAAAACAAGCAGAAGGCCCTTAATAGCAAGGTTAAACATCCTCTGTCAACACTGGTCTGCTCTGCATCTTCAGGCAGCACAGTGCTACGGAACACGTAAACGCTTACAGAGGGATTTATATTCAACACAAGTTTACCTGGTTTACACTTCCCAAAGATCTAAAAAGGATACAAAAGATCATCACTTGGTACTAATGAATTAAAACAGTTTCCTAACTCACAAGGTATAGAGATTGGTAAGTTTAGACAGCTCGGTAGCCAGTGCTCTTTTGATAACGCAAAATAGAAAATGCTTCTGCATTCTggatctttaatattaaagaactCTAAAGCCTTGCACCTATCCCCTGTAAACTTCTTGACCTGCATCACCACCACTGGTACCAGCTGGAATAAACAAGACACTAGAAGGCTTAGTCCCTAAGTGTTGCTTAGGAAACAACCCCTCCCTCCTGGGCTTAGCTCTGAGAAAAGCCGCACTCTCTCTACCTAGGTATCCCAGTAGAGACCACACAACCCCCAGTCAGGCCAATCTAACCTCCGGTCAgactccttcaccagcttcactgctatCAGCTCTGCCTCCCGCATCTTTTGCTCCATCAGGCGTTTCTCCTCCTTGGTTTTCAGAGCTGTGATCTCCAGCCTCTGTCGCTCTTGCTCAGCTTCTGCAGCATTCTGGGCCAGCAGTTTTGCCTCTTCTTCTGCAATCTGAGCTTTCTCAGCCAGTAACTCTGCTGCTTCCTGGGATCGGAGctaagaagaaacaatttttcttaGTTACCCTGTTAGCATCTACAAAATCACCCCTGCAGACAGTCAGGAAGATGACGTCTTTTCCCAAAAGATCAAGTGATAAATatattatacattaaaataaaaagtataataaaCAATTGTAGGGCCTGGTGTTCCTCCTCTGGTCCAGAATTGCCTaacttccttcctttcatttctacaAAGCAAGGAGATACATTTGCTTAGAGTTGGACAAAGATATCAACTAAAACCTGAAGCTGGCCCCTTCAGCTGCCAGCATACCATGCCCCTTTCTCCCAGTTTCAGCTCCAAggttgcttcctttcttccttcatgaaGAAAGCACCGCGAGCCAAATACAGGGAGCAAATGGCTCGCAGCAAACAGAGATTATGGCAGATCAGAGTTTTCCTAGGTATTCCAGCATGCCCTCTCCACCAGTGGTCAGGAACAGTCTAGCCTCGTCTAAGCCATAATTCCTGGTGTCTCACAGgagtcataagaaaaaaaaaaaagcttccaaaccAAGAAAGCCCATCA
Proteins encoded in this window:
- the LOC141473413 gene encoding E3 ubiquitin-protein ligase PHF7-like: MERRARRRRRPQSPPAQDSAGLQDEEAGSSCAPPQPKRMRQVPKKKMCGLCRRADVETEIVGELCQQDGLYIHENCLYHASGLIQRGADEEGFYGFLFPDIRQELKRVAQKRCCICRLPGASVTCQGRRCHRIFHFPCGIERGCLSQFFGEFKSFCWKHRPVQRVRALQQGQSCLICLEAVAERPCYDTLVCPTCTSAWFHRRCIQGQALSSALHHFRCPLCQDMATFQEEMFRLGIKIPDRDAAWELDGTFEDLYEQHSSCDAEECLCPAGRQEAEENGPWRLLLCGSCASQGTHRRCSGMEANAESWQCSDCREIDKAGQDSSPSGAGPSRSAAVPGASSEQ